A portion of the Chelonia mydas isolate rCheMyd1 chromosome 23, rCheMyd1.pri.v2, whole genome shotgun sequence genome contains these proteins:
- the RAB4B gene encoding ras-related protein Rab-4B has protein sequence MSESYDFLFKFLVIGSAGTGKSCLLHQFIENKFKQDSNHTIGVEFGSKVANVGGKTVKLQIWDTAGQERFRSVTRSYYRGAAGALLVYDITSRETYNALTNWLTDARTLASPSIVIILCGNKKDLDADREVTFLEASRFAQENELMFLETSALTGENVEEAFLKCARTILNKIESGELDPERMGSGIQYGDASLRHLRQPRGAQTQNKQPCSC, from the exons ATTTCCTCTTCAAGTTCCTTGTGATAGGAAGTGCCGGTACTGGGAAGTCCTGTCTCCTGCATCAGTTTATAGAGAATAAAT TCAAGCAGGATTCCAACCACACGATCGGAGTGGAGTTTGGGTCGAAGGTGGCTAATGTCGGTGGGAAAACGGTGAAACTGCAGATCTGGGATACGGCAGGACAAGAACGGTTTAG GTCGGTGACTCGGAGCTACTACCGCGGTGCTGCCGGGGCCCTGCTGGTGTACGACATCACCAG CCGGGAGACCTACAATGCGCTGACCAACTGGCTGACGGACGCCCGGACCCTCGCCAGCCCCAGCATCGTCATCATCCTCTGCGGGAACAAGAAGGACCTGGATGCAGACCGGGAAGTGACCTTCCTGGAAGCCTCCCGCTTCGCACAAGAGAACG AACTCATGTTCCTGGAGACCAGCGCGCTGACCGGGGAGAACGTAGAAGAAGCTTTCTTAAAATGTGCCAGGACCATACTAAACAAAATTGAATCAG GCGAGCTGGACCCCGAGAGGATGGGCTCAGGAATCCAGTACGGAGATGCCTCCTTGCGCCACCTGAGACAGCCCCGCGGGGCCCAAACCCAGAACAAGCAGCCGTGCAGCTGCTAA